The genomic region GAAACGTACAAGCCTTGGGAAACCGAACACCATGTCCAAATTCTCACTGAGAAAACGTTTAGTGACTGGATCACCTGGATAGCCACTACCAAATTTGGCAGAACTCAACTTGATTCCTTCGGGAAACTTCCATACCTTTAAAGCGGTGTCGCGAGTGACTTTAGCGCAAATACTAGCGGCTGAGACAATTGGATAAGTAGAATCTGCCTTTTTAGCGAcagtaattttaaattgtggaaATATTCCTTTCAACTTTTCTTGATATTTTTCTGGGGGTCCAACAGTATCCACATATACCTCAGCAATATTAACTCCTTCCTCAATAGCGCGTTTAATAAGTTCAATCGCTGATGTCATAGATACTTCATTGAGTGAACATTTTGAGCGTCGTAGCATGCTAGTGCTAATAACATTAGGTGAAATCAATTCTACAGACCAGCCAACACAATTCCGTGGTGTTTTCGAAGTAttcatttcattaaatataaaCTCACGCTTTTCTTCCGTTAATTGTTTGGAGTCGGCACACCCTAAATCGATTAATACTTGCTTTCTATTTAATGGGCAGAATGCTATGCCATAAACCATTGGACCGAGAACCGGACCACGTCCAGCTTCGTCTACACCCAGCATACATGGTTCAGTCTTGCAAATATCGGGCAGGTCCTGGAAATAAACAATGTTTTGGGAATTATCTCGTGCCGCAATAAATGGTCCCAAAGTTTTCAGTGAATCAATTTTATCCACAATCACATCGAAGGCTGGCGCAGATTCATCACATTCAGGCTTTATGTCCTTGGTTAGAGATATTTCTTCTTTAACATCAACTTCTTTCTGTTCATTCTcttctttgattttttcaatttttggttttatctcaacttcatTTGGTTCAGTCTTGATAATTTTCTTGGGTGGTTCCTCTTGAATAAAATCCATAACTTTGTTTCAAAATGCACTTTATTATATGGtggtgcatatatttttatatggctGTTTTGATTGCTTGTTTTTCGcgcctttttatttgtttacattttttgtttatggtTGCCACTAAATTTCTCTGCTGCATaacatataaaacaagtaaattTTCTACTTCTTAATAATCTTTAAAcataaaaagcaatatttttatttgagaagaatTAATTTATGAGTAGTATactgtttataaattaaaatgtaggcgctataaatttattaacgaaatacctTTATGATTCCACTTGAGTTGGGCAGTTCTAGTAAACAGCTGTTTCTGTAGTGGCGAAAATTTGCAAGTGTTTATAATTCTTGCTTTTATCCCTATAGTATAATGACGTCCAAAtagtataataataacaatagctgatacttgaaattttattaaatttttcatatttatgtacatataaataagtagTTTTTGATGTTTggtttagaaaaattaaaaacaaatacatcATTGAATTTATTCGTCGTTTAATTCCAATGGGATTAAAATCTCTAAAATTTTACCTGAAATATGGTAGCGTGGCAGTTCAGCTGATTTGTTTACCgcttacttgttgtttttgcttttatgttGACATATCATTACAAGGCGAAAACggaataaagtaaataaacaaataaaaaaatttaggaaaagtaattataataaaaaattgtgaaaggaAATACCTAATTAATCATCATTCGATGAACTCCAAGGAACTTTATTCGATACGAGAATGGGCACCTTTAACAGATATTATGGAAAAGATTCCTGTTCGTATGATACGAGCACTTGGCATATTCCCAGCAGATTTAAATATAACTTGTGTCGATGCAATTTCGGAATTTATAGCATTAGGCAGTGACGCTGGGATTGTTTTTTGGTATGACCGGTACACCGGCGAATTGCAGAAGCTGCGCACAGAGGtaaagttaaacattttttaaatttaaagttatcCTTGATATGCCTTTCTATACCACACCTACGTTTTTAAATGACTCATGCACTGTAAGGATGCACCCATATTTGATGTTTGATTATATATAAATTGCGTGCCCAAAGtatttttacttattaactAATCAATTCTAATGTCATGTGCGCCGTTAATCTAGTTTCCGGCTCGCATTACTTGTGTCAAAATTGTCAATTCGGTGGAGTATATGGTAGCAGCAGGAAATGGTAGTGGTCAAGTGAgtgtttttcaaatacaaaaacaactaccaCCAGATTTGAATTTGGTTGCACCATGTGCTCGAGTCAAGCCCATTGAAAGATACAATATACGTGACTTGCATAGCTGCGCCATAAGCTGTGTAGAATGGTCTAAGAACGGCATGAAACTTTATTCAGGTGATCGACAAGGCATTGTAGTATTAACGGAATTTGATTTTCAAGCAGTAAGTTATTTTAGTATAATGTTAAAGCTCTTAGGTATATTATCTTAGTTTTAATCTCCAGCACATCAGCAAATCGACCGAAATACTTAGCGAGGCGTATGAAATCGTACAGCTTAGTGTTTTCCAGAGTTACTTGCTCGTGTCCACACTATATCGTTCCATTGTATGCCAGTTCAGTATTGTTACCGGGCAATGGCAAGTTACACAAGTTGGAAAGAAAGATCGAAAAGTTTTGTCGGATTGTGGTGGCATATTCCTTAAACAACAAAACTGTCGTCCAGTCTTGATATGTGGTCGTCCAGGATTACGATTTTGGATTGCTGATACCGAGGGTAATGTGGAAAAAACATTACTTTTTCGCGAAGCTGTGGCGCGTAGTCCTTCCTGGGAAATACCAATACTTAATCCTAAATCAATGTGTTGCGAACGAAATATAACTTCGAATGCTAATTTTGCCGATAACGACGAAATTAACAGAAGTTTTGGTGCAATACAACTGTATAAGGGCGATGATGATATGCTGATCGTTACACATGACGAATCCACATTGTATTTGCTAAATTTGGATCGTCTGCGCGTCGACGCTGTGGCACGAGGTTTTCGAAAAATACTTGATTTTTGTGTGTGTGATAAGGAAATTTTCGTTTTGGAAGGTACACGTTCTTTGCTTCGGCTGGCGCCTATGCCAGAGAAGCCGAGTAAAACTGGTATTTAAATATCTACATTGAAActattattttcagttttaacAATACATTCTATTTagccaaaataattttcaatccGTCAATGCCGCCCCCAGTTCCTTTGCTAGGTGCTTCAATCGCCGGTGCACTTGATTCGCCCGCTGAGTCGTTTGAACCACCCGAGCAGCCACTGGGTAAAGCGGAAGAATGTTTTGAATTACCGCCTGTTGAGTTACTCAATTTAAATGTACCAATAGAATTGGCTGTAGAATCGCCACGCGCTGAACAAAATCGTCGTTTGGAGATTTTTAATCAGATTTCTGAAATGGATTTCGACCAATCTATATTGCATCATAGCGGCATATCACAAAGTGTTGGCGGTCGGAAAAAACGTTCACGACGCAGCCGAGATCGGGAGAATGCTTTAAAGAGTAGCAGCAGCGAAGTTGTGGCACCAACAAAGTCACAGGGCATTGTAGAAATCGGTCGTGTTGCAGAGCCAGAAACAGATTTGGAAACATCAGGTaaaaccctgacagctgttgaAGTTGTGGAGACAAAAACCAACGTAAAGCATACAACAACTCAGCCAACATTAATGAATAGCAGTTTTTGCGCAACCACAACTTCAAAAAATACAGAAAGTAATCAACCGAGGTGAGCACATgactattatttaaatttttaaattttacaatcttttataCCCGTACTGGGTAAATTAAGTTtgcaacgaagtttgtaaacccataaagtatatatgtacatatcatgaTCAGTGTAACGAGCTAagtcaatttagccatatccgCTGTCCGTCTATCCGTGTTTCTGTATATAAAAGCGcgccgattttttttattatgcaggAAATGTTCTATGGATCATTCGGAACAACTTTTCTTAAGAAACTATGAGTCTAAATCCGATCCATTGTACTTTGTTGAGATTTCCACTAGGAactaatacttgtatatgtatctgTCAAACTAACATAACAAATGTAACTGTCATATTGAGAATATTTTCTTAAAGTGTACAAATAAacgtattattatatttcattcatttataaacatagatatgtatgtatgtatttttctttatatcAAACAGCAAAACAAATGCAACATTGAAAACCAAATCACATTGTGGTTCTCTATCGACACCATTGTCGCCCGCTTCACCTGAcaaacaaaagttttccataaaaccCAAAAGTCTCGCTGAAGAATTAAATTTAGCTGGCGTTTCATTTGGCCCTAAACAATCTAGTTTGGAATGTGCAACACCATCTCCAATACACTCTCCGCCTGCTGCACCAGCTTCCACTCCCACGCCAATGCCACTGAAAGATCTCGCCCAAGCATATCCCAAACAAACTAAAGTCGAAGATGCTGGTGTCCAGACAACGCCACGCAAAAAGCTCTACTACATGGAGGAAGCCGACGCCGAAGATAATATTTACTCAGAGTACACCGCTGGACAACCAATCGATGACTTGTGTCATGCAGCTTTGCGTGCCGCAACTCTAGTGGAGGAATATGAACAAGAAGACGTTAGTACCAAAGCGTCCGTTCAGTCAGCCCAACGTCAAGTCTCACCCGAACATTTACAATTCGTTTGTACACAGCCGGTGAATGAGGAGATTAATAGTTTCCTACCAGACTTTCGACGCGCATGTGATCCGTACGCAATGCCGCCTAAGGTGCAGCATAAAACTCCGCCACCTTCTGCCGAGTCTAATGGAAGTTCCAGTGAATGGGAGTTTTTGGATAATTGAAATGATAAAATGTCCTTTTAAGTATCATTCCGTTAAGTAGAGATTTTTAACCATTACACATCAcatatgaaagttttaaatcaGCTCGCTTTGTAATAGTGCGGCCGAACTACATTTTAATTATCAATATTAATGTTACGTAAATCATTTTGGCGCTTTTGCACATTGGCttataaaatcttatttttaaataaccaacatatgtattatattatggTATATTGTATTATCTAAACCTTTTACCTACTATTAGtgttttgttcaatattttaacaattttttgtttgcaaatttgtagCTAAAACAGCATCGCTTATGCTTTATGAATCTGTATGTTAGAAAAGCAACTcaattatgcatttatttgcaattcgcatacgtatgtacgtatgtaaaaatctataccaaataaaatttatatatgtatatgcttcatTATGTGCTTTTGTATacttaggtaggtaggtaggagtgcagctctatcgggctcaattagcacttgatgtgccattttgatacactattcgtagaacctcctgtatctgttATTACGTTTCactttctctctcaaaccattttgaggtttcgatgaaactacttatgtagtatgtccgatatgcttttggtggaaatccattcaaggtttgctgcttggtggattccgagtgttttgtgtcgaatctgtgctagagctgggcattcgcagagaaagtggaagattgtttccttgttccctgctactccgcagccacggcagatgtcgttgtagggcatacccattttggacgcatgttccccaaatggccagtgccctgttgtggtagctgttattctgtaaatactttttcttgacctatttaataagtcgttggttttttcctgtcatatgttggccataattgtttagttatgacgcattttgtaatgtttttccacctgttgtttgcaatttgttgaaattgtctattgatctctcctttcaTCGATCccagcgggcttggtattagctccgcctcggattcattgaggaaagctcctgcctttgccaactcgtctgctttttcgttaccgaaaatgttcctgtggccgggaacccagatcaagtttagttggagcttgtcttttattgagcttagtgctctcttgcagttgtgaactatactggaatttgtcatgggtgaacacaatgccaggagggccgcctggctatccgtaaatatagttgctttatgtatattcccgtggttttctaatagaacttcgcaggctttttctatgcctagtacttctgcttggaagatgctagccgagttcggtagacgtatagagtgagatatgcctagatcagcggagaatacccccgagCCTACTCCGCaatccattttggacccgtcggtatagactgaggtggtatcttcctctactattgaacctcttctccattctcgtctagatggtatcctcacctggaagtgtctattgaaatccagctttgggagaatgtagtctgatttattaatggtgagcttgtttacaatttttttttttgtgttcattggtactgatttttacgtggcgggtcccaaacccagcgcacaaccctatgtaggggaatgtttcgccttctcactttagctcgccttcgaacggatgttcttaggctacccagaggatacttggtcaaagaccggtagtagtgagctgcttgagccatgtgtaaaaggtttcaggccactcccaagtgaatggcgatcagagaactttcctcacttgcgcgaacttctacacatgactccatcctacacgacgatggagcagacgttccattgcccaaccatgaagaagttcgaataacaattacccgcctgaagaacaacaaagcggcggggaccgatagattgccggccgagctattcaaacacggcggcggggaactgataaggagcatgcatcagcttctttgcaaaatatggttggacgaaagcatgcccaacgattggaatttaagtgtgctatgcccaatctataaaaaaggtgaccccacaatctgcgccaactaccgtgggattaggctcctcaacatcgcatataaggttctatcgagcgtgttgtgtgaaagattaaagctcaccgtcaacaaactgatgggaccttatcagtgtggcttagacctggaaaatccacaaccgaccagatatttaccatgcgccaaatcttggaaaagacccgtgaaaggagaatcgacacacaccacctcttcgtcgatttcaaagctgttttcgacagaacgaaaaggagctgcctttacgccgcgatgtctgaatttggtatccccgcaaaactaatacggctgtgtaaactgacgttgagtaacaccaaaagctccgtcaggatcgggaaggacctctccgagccgttcgataccaaacgaggtttcagacaaggcgactccctatcgtgcgacttcttcaacctgcttctggagaaaatagttcgagctgcagaactaaatagagaaggtaccatcttctataagagtgtacagctgatatcaatatcatcggcctcaacagttctgctttctccagactggacaaggaagcacagaaaatgggtctagcagtgaacgagggcaagacgaaatatctcctgtcatcaaacaaacagtcgtcgcactcgctacttggcacgtcactgttgacagtcataactttgaagttgtagataatttcgtctatttaggaaccagtattaacaccatcaacaacgtcagcctggaaatccaacgcaggattgctcttgccaacaggtgctacttcggactgaagaggcaattgaaaagtaaagtcctctctcgacgaacaaaagctaaactctataagtcactaataatttccgtcctgctatacggtgcagaggcttgggcgatgacagcaaccgatgagtcgacgttacgagttttcgagataaaaattctgcgaaagatttatggtcctttgcgcattggccacggcgaatatcgcattcgatacgacgacattgacatagttcagcgaattaaaagacagcggctacgctggctaggtcatgttgtccggatggatgaaaacactccagctctgaaagtattcgacgcagtactcgccgggggaagcagaggaagaggaagacctccactccgttggaaggaccaagtggagaaggacctggcttcgcttggaatatccaattggcgccccgtagcgaaaagaagaaacgactggcgcgctgttgttaacgcggctataatcgcgtaagcggtgtctacgccaattaagaagaagaagagtttgtttagaattacactatgcccgtagttctgctgattccaacttCCTAATTCTTTTATTCCAccaccagagctccatatgtaagtataggtcttatgaaagccgtatacatccacatgattatacttggtttaaggccccaattcttgttgacgattttcttacaagtatagtaggccatgtatgctttgtttattcttttttctatatttattttccaggacagtttggtgtcaatctccacccccaagtatttagctgtgggggatagagtgagtgttgtaccgtttagtaccggaagttgaagcTGAGGTATTTTGggtctgcttgtgaatagcatcagttctgttttgttcgggttaactcctagaccattgtttttagcccataggtttaacctacgaagtgctctttccataatctcgctgactgttgaaggaaacataccTGAAACCAACAAccctatatcgtctgcatacgctactgctttcactcctccaatcgtttagttggagtagtatttcgttcagcgctgcaacccatagaagcggagagaggacccgcccttgaggcgtccctctactcacatagcttgtttgtgttgcagcgccgtttgaagctataatcttcctattctcaagcatcgatagtatccatctgcacatagtgtcgtctatgccaccatgtgccagagaattaattattgcatttacttctatgttgttgaaggcgccctctatgtctagaaatgcagccatggtgtgttgtttgtggtgtagtgatttttcaattacacttatcacctcgtgaagggcggtttcggttgatcggcccttcatgtacgcatgttgggacttcgataacttctccgccattattgttcttacgtgtagatctattagtctttctagtaccttcaccataaaggaggtaaggcttataggtctaaaatccttggcattctcgtgtgttcttctgcctggttttggaagcaacacaactttactccttttccaacttcttgggatataagatagttgaatgctagctttgtatatattttcaagccttagaaccattggttataccagtttttgcagcattatgggcctAATACCGTAAGGACTTGCCgctttaaatagtgcaaaactatttatggcatatttgatttttcttttgtctactatttggcttcgatagtcagctgcgttcagcggtggttctggttgaaccctcgttgaaggtgtttgctgactcccggggaagtgcgttgtgattagtactcttttgccgaggaggtcaaatcacttccctccgccctaatgtaggcagtattaatatgatctttggatagcattttactcagcctagcggcttctctgcaactttctatcgatgtgcagaaagatcgccatgagtcgtttttagctttcctgactgcttttttgtattctttcataatgtctttatatggctgccagattttggttctaaaactctcattgaaagctttccttagttgtgttctcaaattcttgagttcactgtaccaccaaggaagagactttctctttttcaaaactgttagcggagtagatttattaaaagttgtggttaagattttttccaacttctctacttctgaatctaattcctcaggatttctgatactcttattgactcccttttcaaggcattttgttgctatactggtaaattttccccatgccgttcttctagggttccggtatgtgagaggcgcactgtacttctcgcggatgctgaagagtatccaggagtgatccgacatggaaggctcatcggataccctccagttatccacaaagAGACTGTCTGTgcctgttgatagcgtgaggtcaagcacttccttccaccccggaaacctatccgagcttgggaaaataaaagttggcttatcgcccttgttgcaaattcttagattactattcaaaatatactgcaagagtgactcacctctggtgtttatactggagctaccccatacggtgtgccttgcgtttgcattacaccctattaggacatcatccttcctgttctcctctattagtctggtgagcggggccggtggtaagccttcgtcatgggccaagtaggccgagatcAAGtagaagggcttttccttctgttccacctttactactgtgatatctgctgtgctgtaattaggacaaataaatgcatttatacttttattgataagaatgcatgcctctgttccgtgtgtaaaacaggttatagttgctgctgtttagccctttaatggtatcttcattgacccaaggctcctgtactaggctgatgtcgatgcccccctcgttcacgagggttgtcagattcgctgtacCACTCTTCGAGTGCTGTAGGTTTATCTGGACGCATCTTATGTTATTGGGAATCTAGGGTTacttcgatgcccacattccttagcaactggctggcgtcgtcgacctcttccgtgtcgtcttcgtcagccgctttgtcgccttggaagatttttagtctggccttgcggattccgaagctgattttgtagtcagtcttcttcagagcctcaatggactcatcacaaatggccactagtattggcttg from Bactrocera tryoni isolate S06 chromosome 3, CSIRO_BtryS06_freeze2, whole genome shotgun sequence harbors:
- the LOC120769978 gene encoding ribonuclease H2 subunit A gives rise to the protein MDFIQEEPPKKIIKTEPNEVEIKPKIEKIKEENEQKEVDVKEEISLTKDIKPECDESAPAFDVIVDKIDSLKTLGPFIAARDNSQNIVYFQDLPDICKTEPCMLGVDEAGRGPVLGPMVYGIAFCPLNRKQVLIDLGCADSKQLTEEKREFIFNEMNTSKTPRNCVGWSVELISPNVISTSMLRRSKCSLNEVSMTSAIELIKRAIEEGVNIAEVYVDTVGPPEKYQEKLKGIFPQFKITVAKKADSTYPIVSAASICAKVTRDTALKVWKFPEGIKLSSAKFGSGYPGDPVTKRFLSENLDMVFGFPRLVRFSWSTAENALANKVFEMEFDEPDDQKPKYAGPKLTQFFKGATKNGDVQRKPCRFFRERFLDSITDF
- the LOC120771631 gene encoding WD repeat-containing protein CG11141, which translates into the protein MNSKELYSIREWAPLTDIMEKIPVRMIRALGIFPADLNITCVDAISEFIALGSDAGIVFWYDRYTGELQKLRTEFPARITCVKIVNSVEYMVAAGNGSGQVSVFQIQKQLPPDLNLVAPCARVKPIERYNIRDLHSCAISCVEWSKNGMKLYSGDRQGIVVLTEFDFQAHISKSTEILSEAYEIVQLSVFQSYLLVSTLYRSIVCQFSIVTGQWQVTQVGKKDRKVLSDCGGIFLKQQNCRPVLICGRPGLRFWIADTEGNVEKTLLFREAVARSPSWEIPILNPKSMCCERNITSNANFADNDEINRSFGAIQLYKGDDDMLIVTHDESTLYLLNLDRLRVDAVARGFRKILDFCVCDKEIFVLEGTRSLLRLAPMPEKPSKTAKIIFNPSMPPPVPLLGASIAGALDSPAESFEPPEQPLGKAEECFELPPVELLNLNVPIELAVESPRAEQNRRLEIFNQISEMDFDQSILHHSGISQSVGGRKKRSRRSRDRENALKSSSSEVVAPTKSQGIVEIGRVAEPETDLETSGKTLTAVEVVETKTNVKHTTTQPTLMNSSFCATTTSKNTESNQPSKTNATLKTKSHCGSLSTPLSPASPDKQKFSIKPKSLAEELNLAGVSFGPKQSSLECATPSPIHSPPAAPASTPTPMPLKDLAQAYPKQTKVEDAGVQTTPRKKLYYMEEADAEDNIYSEYTAGQPIDDLCHAALRAATLVEEYEQEDVSTKASVQSAQRQVSPEHLQFVCTQPVNEEINSFLPDFRRACDPYAMPPKVQHKTPPPSAESNGSSSEWEFLDN